A genomic stretch from Erysipelothrix sp. HDW6C includes:
- the aspS gene encoding aspartate--tRNA ligase — protein MKRTHHNGTLRIENVGEHVELVGWVAKRRNFGSINFIDLRDRSGLVQLVVNHDEYPIVETLKNEFVISVSGTVRERQDKNPKMLTGDVEIEVAEIKVINKANQTPMIIADETDALEETRLKYRYLDLRRPVMQEKLMTRARIVREMRDTLEAQGFIDIETPMLTKSTPEGAREYLVPSRVHAGEFYALAQSPQIFKQMLMIAGMERYYQVARCFRDEDLRADRQLDFTQVDIEASFLSEDEFQEIIEGVVNNVMVNVLGHEKPAIPKIKFIDALNNYGSDKPDMRFDFLLQDFGTVFAKSEFKVFSDVLAEGGSLKGLVLRGQAESITRKVIDKYTDLVKKYGLKGLVVLKKEAEGFTGSAAKFISESEHDAIVAAFNVEVGDVVFVGSGAWETTCTAIGALRLALAKDYDMVPSNSFAYCWVVDFPMFEMEDGVIIARHHPFTSPKEADIPLLDTDPLAVIAQAYDLVLNGFEVAGGSMRIYDQALQQKLFELIGFTPEEIEKRFGFFVDAFQYGTPPHGGIAFGLDRYAMALTHSDTIRDVIAFPKNASARCPLTNAPSPAVDKQLQELHLSIVTEEK, from the coding sequence ATGAAAAGAACACATCATAATGGAACATTAAGAATTGAAAATGTTGGCGAACATGTCGAACTCGTTGGTTGGGTCGCAAAGCGTCGTAACTTTGGGTCGATTAACTTTATCGATTTAAGAGACCGCAGTGGACTTGTACAATTGGTCGTCAATCATGACGAGTATCCAATTGTTGAAACACTGAAGAATGAATTTGTCATCTCGGTGAGTGGTACAGTGCGCGAACGTCAAGATAAGAATCCAAAAATGCTAACAGGGGATGTTGAAATCGAAGTTGCGGAAATCAAGGTTATTAATAAAGCAAACCAAACACCCATGATTATTGCCGACGAAACAGATGCGTTAGAAGAAACCCGTCTAAAGTATCGCTACTTAGACTTACGCCGACCCGTAATGCAAGAGAAGCTTATGACGCGTGCTCGTATTGTTCGTGAAATGCGCGATACATTGGAAGCACAAGGGTTCATCGATATTGAGACGCCGATGCTTACCAAATCCACACCTGAAGGAGCACGCGAGTACTTAGTACCTTCACGTGTCCATGCAGGAGAGTTTTACGCTTTAGCCCAATCACCGCAAATCTTTAAACAAATGTTAATGATCGCAGGAATGGAGCGTTACTATCAAGTTGCGCGTTGTTTCCGTGACGAAGATTTACGTGCTGACCGCCAACTTGACTTTACGCAAGTTGATATCGAAGCGTCATTTCTAAGCGAAGATGAGTTTCAAGAAATTATCGAAGGTGTTGTCAACAATGTTATGGTTAACGTCTTGGGTCATGAGAAACCTGCGATTCCAAAGATTAAATTTATCGATGCGTTAAATAACTATGGAAGTGATAAACCCGACATGCGTTTTGACTTCTTACTTCAAGATTTCGGAACTGTATTTGCAAAATCAGAGTTTAAAGTATTCAGCGATGTGCTTGCCGAAGGTGGGTCACTTAAAGGTCTCGTCCTTCGTGGTCAAGCAGAATCGATTACGCGTAAAGTTATCGATAAATATACAGATTTGGTAAAAAAATACGGTCTTAAGGGACTTGTAGTTCTAAAGAAAGAGGCAGAAGGGTTTACAGGATCGGCAGCCAAGTTTATCTCAGAATCAGAACATGATGCGATAGTTGCTGCGTTTAACGTCGAAGTTGGTGATGTTGTCTTTGTCGGAAGTGGTGCGTGGGAAACAACATGTACTGCGATTGGAGCCTTACGTCTTGCACTGGCCAAAGATTACGACATGGTGCCTTCAAACAGCTTTGCATACTGCTGGGTTGTTGATTTCCCAATGTTTGAAATGGAAGATGGCGTTATTATCGCAAGACACCATCCATTTACCTCGCCAAAAGAGGCGGACATTCCCTTGCTTGATACAGATCCACTCGCAGTTATTGCTCAAGCATATGACCTTGTGTTGAATGGATTTGAGGTTGCTGGAGGGTCAATGCGTATCTATGACCAAGCCTTACAACAAAAACTCTTTGAACTCATTGGGTTTACACCTGAAGAAATTGAAAAGCGTTTTGGATTCTTTGTGGATGCATTCCAGTACGGAACACCACCTCATGGTGGTATTGCATTTGGTCTTGACCGTTATGCAATGGCGCTGACACATTCCGACACCATTCGAGATGTGATTGCGTTCCCTAAAAACGCTTCGGCACGTTGTCCGCTTACAAATGCTCCAAGTCCTGCAGTTGACAAACAATTGCAAGAATTACATTTATCAATTGTAACTGAAGAGAAATAA